The Gemmatimonadota bacterium genome includes a window with the following:
- a CDS encoding 4-oxalocrotonate tautomerase family protein, protein MPFINVKMLEGRTHEQKRELARAITDAMVNICDAKADGTMVVIEDIPRDHWARGGTLLSEQ, encoded by the coding sequence ATGCCTTTCATTAATGTTAAAATGCTCGAAGGCCGCACGCACGAGCAAAAACGCGAACTCGCCAGAGCTATTACCGATGCGATGGTCAATATTTGCGATGCCAAAGCAGATGGCACGATGGTTGTTATCGAAGATATTCCCCGCGATCACTGGGCGCGAGGCGGCACGCTTTTGTCGGAACAATGA
- a CDS encoding tetratricopeptide repeat protein produces the protein MTFKRGLIVALALAFAATPLFVQTAEAKVTKGQASVAKRSGKLYINQRQYDKAMEQYLIAAEGRPDDSEVQYYLGWLYSQKELFEEMNEHYNLATDRKWKRKVDADRKELWTRYYNMAVKGMNAQRFDFAMEQFDLAITINPNEADAYEGLAITHLNSGNSEAGIEMYQKAIELNPKKAQSFFNLGGALMNVERIEEALEMFKKGHEIDPEEINILEHMSIAQYRLGDKEGAAESAEKALAIAGDDPKILNIAATIYLQAENYEKSAEILEKVVEIQPDNMDALFNLAIAYKQLDKGDKALDLFAKSVEANPTDADAWYQLGLLADKIDSFDRAIDAFTKVTELQASNARAWAALSRVYARKSEVSEGEVAAECVKKATEAFQMYEALQSQNQE, from the coding sequence ATGACATTTAAACGCGGACTTATTGTTGCCCTTGCACTGGCCTTTGCTGCGACGCCATTGTTCGTACAGACCGCAGAGGCAAAAGTGACCAAAGGGCAGGCTTCTGTAGCCAAACGCTCGGGCAAATTGTATATCAACCAGCGCCAATACGACAAGGCGATGGAGCAGTATTTGATCGCGGCGGAAGGACGCCCCGACGATTCCGAGGTCCAGTATTATTTGGGCTGGCTCTACAGCCAGAAAGAGCTTTTTGAAGAGATGAATGAGCACTATAATCTGGCAACGGACAGAAAGTGGAAAAGGAAAGTCGATGCCGATCGCAAAGAGCTCTGGACGCGGTATTACAACATGGCCGTCAAGGGGATGAATGCCCAGAGGTTCGATTTTGCCATGGAGCAATTCGATCTCGCTATTACCATTAACCCCAATGAAGCCGATGCTTATGAAGGGCTGGCTATTACGCATCTCAATTCGGGCAATTCAGAAGCGGGTATTGAGATGTATCAAAAAGCGATTGAACTCAACCCCAAAAAAGCGCAGTCCTTTTTCAATCTGGGCGGCGCGCTTATGAATGTCGAACGGATTGAAGAAGCACTTGAGATGTTCAAAAAGGGCCATGAGATTGATCCCGAAGAAATCAATATTTTGGAGCACATGTCGATTGCCCAATATCGACTGGGCGACAAAGAAGGCGCGGCGGAATCAGCGGAGAAAGCACTGGCTATTGCCGGTGATGATCCAAAAATTTTAAATATTGCCGCAACCATTTATTTGCAGGCTGAGAACTACGAAAAGTCCGCTGAGATTCTCGAAAAAGTGGTTGAGATACAACCCGATAATATGGACGCGCTGTTCAATCTCGCTATTGCGTATAAGCAACTCGACAAGGGCGATAAGGCACTCGATCTGTTTGCAAAAAGCGTTGAAGCAAATCCGACTGACGCCGATGCGTGGTACCAGCTTGGTCTGCTCGCAGACAAAATAGATTCGTTTGACAGGGCGATTGACGCTTTTACAAAAGTGACCGAGTTGCAGGCGAGTAATGCCAGAGCATGGGCGGCGTTGTCTCGCGTTTATGCGCGCAAATCAGAAGTATCGGAAGGCGAAGTTGCCGCAGAATGCGTGAAAAAAGCAACCGAAGCATTTCAGATGTACGAAGCGCTTCAGAGTCAGAATCAGGAGTAG
- a CDS encoding DUF5686 family protein: MPLFFSAFLWSSILSAQTDSTSVLDAQCRDADTGASLPYVTVVIRRSGEFPRVYITDLHGRIEIEGLASGIAHVQARRQGYAPSDTTLVLSRGLISTLELSLLSIPILLREETTVQEHSATDLIRLLIANTRFEYLHTGYSNMATYAFDAYSSQKVINRRTEEVVAGIEYTIKGYYQSPDSLAQHITGIRNWGRWRLSVSPGLTQSPARGIVDDKSFEIAPHPLSPDALEHYHYERISTVQVGDLHVSRIGVSPRHGQKPGLLGDIWIARDDFSLVGYDLRLNFPALLQLRGIDHWQVYQQNTRYLNEYWLPERQICTIMTRDYTAQATTRCLRYDLNTDLPPAIFEAPEIVILPEATTRDSTFWAAHTADRDTAHIRMKSELLQGNLPAAWQKLGLGSNQ; the protein is encoded by the coding sequence TTGCCTCTTTTTTTTTCTGCTTTCCTGTGGTCTTCAATTTTATCTGCCCAGACAGATTCTACATCTGTTCTCGACGCGCAGTGTCGCGATGCCGATACGGGTGCAAGCCTGCCTTATGTCACTGTTGTTATCCGCCGATCGGGCGAATTTCCCCGCGTTTATATTACTGACCTGCATGGGCGTATTGAGATAGAAGGACTCGCGTCGGGGATCGCACACGTCCAGGCGCGTCGCCAGGGGTATGCCCCGTCAGATACGACTCTCGTGCTTTCGCGCGGTTTGATCTCCACGCTGGAACTTTCACTTTTATCCATCCCTATACTCCTGCGCGAGGAAACAACAGTGCAGGAGCACTCTGCGACCGATCTGATCCGCCTTCTGATCGCGAATACCCGCTTTGAATATCTCCACACTGGTTACTCAAATATGGCTACGTACGCTTTTGATGCGTACAGCAGCCAGAAGGTGATCAACCGCAGAACAGAAGAAGTCGTTGCGGGTATTGAATACACAATTAAAGGCTATTACCAATCTCCCGATAGTCTCGCGCAGCATATTACTGGCATACGCAATTGGGGCAGGTGGCGGTTGAGTGTTTCTCCGGGGCTTACGCAAAGCCCTGCGCGGGGTATTGTAGATGATAAGTCCTTTGAAATTGCGCCGCATCCCCTGTCACCCGATGCGCTTGAACACTACCACTATGAACGCATTTCCACAGTGCAGGTAGGCGATCTCCACGTTTCGCGCATTGGTGTGTCGCCGCGGCACGGGCAAAAGCCGGGTTTGCTCGGCGATATATGGATCGCTCGCGATGATTTTTCGCTTGTGGGCTATGACCTGCGTCTCAATTTTCCCGCGCTCTTGCAATTGCGCGGCATAGATCACTGGCAGGTTTATCAGCAAAATACGCGATATCTCAACGAGTACTGGTTGCCCGAGCGTCAAATTTGTACGATTATGACACGCGATTATACCGCGCAAGCGACCACGCGTTGCTTGCGCTATGATCTCAATACGGATTTGCCTCCCGCAATTTTTGAAGCGCCGGAAATTGTGATTCTGCCGGAGGCAACCACGCGAGATAGCACTTTTTGGGCTGCACATACAGCAGATCGAGATACGGCACATATCCGCATGAAGAGCGAACTCCTGCAAGGCAATCTACCCGCGGCATGGCAAAAGCTCGGTTTGGGTAGCAATCAGTAG
- a CDS encoding DSD1 family PLP-dependent enzyme, with amino-acid sequence MPYSPIGQSIQALDTPALLIDLDKMENNIQKMAARCRDSGLHWRPHAKGHKTPAIAHKQLRVGAIGITCAKLGEAEVLADAGISDILIANQVVGREKVARLVNLRRRADVMVAVDDPVHIRAISDAATDVEVDVRVLVEVDVGMKRCGVPPGAPTLALAQEADAAPGVVFAGIMGYEGHAMSLDDAAKEAACRKAVGELSKTRNLIEDAGLRVGIVSAGGTGTLAFTPDFPGITEIQAGGGIFMDTYYRDGLHVRGLEHALSVLTTVISRAAPDRAVADAGRKTTSSHPSLPEVKDRTDVVVTGLAAEHALLSLTNSDLKIGDKIQFISGYSDMTVFLHDQIYGTRNDRVEVVWDILARGKKQ; translated from the coding sequence ATGCCCTATTCTCCTATTGGTCAATCTATACAGGCGCTCGATACGCCCGCGCTGCTCATTGATCTGGATAAGATGGAAAATAATATCCAGAAGATGGCGGCTCGATGTCGAGACAGCGGGTTGCACTGGCGTCCCCACGCCAAGGGTCATAAAACCCCCGCTATTGCCCACAAACAATTGCGCGTGGGTGCTATTGGCATTACCTGTGCCAAACTCGGTGAAGCCGAAGTGTTGGCAGATGCCGGAATTTCGGACATACTTATCGCCAATCAAGTTGTTGGGCGAGAAAAAGTCGCGCGGCTGGTCAACCTGCGCCGCCGTGCAGATGTTATGGTGGCGGTTGACGATCCCGTTCATATCCGCGCGATAAGTGACGCGGCCACAGATGTTGAGGTTGATGTGCGCGTGCTTGTTGAAGTAGATGTTGGTATGAAACGCTGTGGCGTGCCGCCGGGTGCTCCAACCCTCGCGCTGGCACAGGAGGCTGATGCCGCGCCCGGTGTGGTTTTTGCGGGGATTATGGGTTATGAGGGGCACGCGATGTCTCTGGATGATGCCGCCAAAGAAGCCGCATGCAGGAAGGCTGTGGGAGAATTGTCAAAGACGCGGAATCTCATCGAGGATGCTGGGTTGCGCGTAGGTATTGTCAGTGCGGGCGGCACGGGTACTCTGGCGTTTACTCCCGATTTTCCCGGCATTACCGAGATACAGGCTGGTGGGGGCATTTTTATGGATACTTATTATCGCGATGGACTCCATGTTCGCGGTCTGGAACACGCGCTTTCCGTGCTGACCACGGTTATCAGTCGCGCGGCTCCCGACCGCGCAGTTGCCGATGCCGGTCGCAAGACAACGAGTAGCCATCCTTCATTGCCCGAGGTCAAAGATCGAACAGATGTCGTTGTAACGGGCCTGGCGGCAGAACACGCTTTGCTCAGCCTGACGAATAGCGATCTCAAAATTGGCGATAAAATTCAATTTATTTCCGGATATTCCGACATGACCGTGTTTTTGCACGATCAGATCTACGGCACGCGCAATGACCGCGTCGAAGTCGTGTGGGATATTCTCGCGCGCGGCAAAAAACAATGA
- a CDS encoding MFS transporter: MPILFSNVHFSRDVRLYLMANALFGFVLFGGIYPLLYNLYLLRLGYNTEFVGLANATGALCFALSSLPSGMLGGRWGSRFTMVVGICVSVAGFGLLSQAELLSSGTRDYFILISYSLGVMGIALFIVNGTPYLMGITSQVERDPVFAVQAALMPFSGFVGSMLGGVVPDYLAGVLDVSLAQPVVYRYTLFIGVLCLIPAVFALLATQDVQVERKREEGDNGDVSSVPALPLAAIVITSLISVLHVAGEAAARTFFNVYMDEGLNISLSLISVQLAAGQLLAVPAALSLPFFSARLGIRRTVVLVTVFTAVFLFFMALVSNWIVAGGCLVGIMAMASLRRSAFAIFHQELVPVRWRTAMSGATAMMSGVGYSAMALGGGYMIPVAGYSSLFLTGAVLTGVGALLFWICFQRDKADY, translated from the coding sequence ATGCCTATTCTCTTTTCAAATGTGCATTTTTCCCGCGATGTGCGTCTCTATTTAATGGCTAATGCGCTGTTTGGTTTTGTCCTCTTTGGTGGTATTTATCCCCTTTTGTACAATCTCTATTTGTTGCGCCTGGGGTATAATACCGAATTTGTGGGGTTGGCCAATGCCACGGGGGCACTTTGTTTTGCCCTGTCCAGTTTGCCCAGTGGGATGCTGGGTGGGCGCTGGGGCAGTCGGTTTACAATGGTTGTTGGGATTTGTGTGTCTGTGGCGGGTTTTGGATTGCTTTCACAGGCGGAGTTGCTTTCTTCCGGCACGCGCGATTATTTTATTTTAATATCTTATTCGCTCGGCGTGATGGGTATTGCGCTGTTTATTGTGAATGGTACGCCTTATTTGATGGGTATTACGAGTCAGGTTGAGCGCGATCCGGTGTTTGCCGTGCAGGCCGCGCTGATGCCGTTTTCGGGATTTGTCGGGAGTATGTTGGGGGGCGTTGTTCCGGATTATTTGGCAGGTGTGCTCGATGTTTCACTCGCACAGCCAGTTGTTTACCGCTATACGCTGTTTATTGGGGTGCTCTGTCTGATTCCAGCGGTTTTCGCGCTGCTCGCCACGCAGGATGTTCAGGTTGAACGCAAGCGGGAAGAGGGAGATAATGGTGATGTGTCCAGTGTGCCTGCGCTTCCACTTGCGGCTATTGTTATTACCTCGCTGATTTCCGTTCTCCACGTTGCTGGCGAAGCGGCTGCGCGCACATTTTTTAATGTTTATATGGATGAAGGGCTCAATATCAGTCTTTCTCTTATCAGTGTGCAACTCGCCGCGGGCCAGTTGCTCGCTGTTCCGGCTGCGTTGTCTCTTCCGTTTTTTTCTGCGCGTTTGGGCATTCGTCGGACGGTGGTTCTGGTAACGGTTTTTACAGCTGTTTTTCTTTTTTTTATGGCGCTGGTTTCAAATTGGATTGTTGCGGGGGGTTGTCTGGTGGGAATTATGGCGATGGCTTCGCTTCGCCGCTCGGCTTTTGCCATTTTTCACCAGGAATTGGTGCCCGTGCGCTGGCGTACAGCTATGTCGGGTGCGACTGCTATGATGTCGGGGGTGGGCTATTCGGCAATGGCTCTGGGCGGTGGGTATATGATCCCGGTTGCGGGGTATTCGAGTCTTTTTTTGACCGGGGCTGTGCTTACGGGGGTAGGGGCACTTCTGTTTTGGATTTGTTTTCAGAGGGATAAAGCTGATTACTGA
- a CDS encoding malate dehydrogenase, whose product MYLTDEKVAVMGAAGAIGSNLAQTLLSSGTASRVSMYDPFAPGLEGAAEEVYHCSFPNADVTWTTDAAEALEGASYVISSGGAPRKEGMTREDLRRDNAEIAKQLGLDIKQYCSNCKFVIIIFNPADITGLTTLVHSGLEPGRVTTLAALDSTRLQTRLAQHFDILQSKVTGCRTYGGHGEQMAVFIGGIQIDGTPLTDILNGETVNGVGMSADEWAGVQEHVRGGGARIIDLRGRSSFQSPAQQSVFMLRGVLAGESYDWPCGAYLNDGKFDHIMMAMPVTLSASGVSWSMPEGTEDDINALRESYAHLTALRDQTIDDGILPPLSEWGGSNVHIG is encoded by the coding sequence ATGTACCTGACAGATGAAAAGGTTGCCGTAATGGGCGCAGCAGGCGCCATTGGTTCCAACCTTGCGCAAACGCTCCTGTCTTCGGGCACGGCGTCTCGCGTATCTATGTACGATCCTTTTGCGCCCGGGCTTGAAGGCGCGGCCGAGGAGGTTTATCACTGCAGTTTTCCCAATGCCGATGTGACGTGGACAACCGATGCTGCCGAAGCACTTGAAGGCGCTTCTTATGTTATCAGTTCGGGAGGCGCGCCGCGCAAAGAGGGCATGACCCGCGAAGACTTGCGGCGCGATAATGCAGAAATTGCCAAACAACTCGGCCTTGATATCAAACAGTATTGTTCCAACTGTAAGTTTGTCATCATTATTTTTAATCCCGCTGATATTACGGGGCTGACTACGCTGGTACATTCGGGACTCGAACCTGGGCGCGTGACTACGCTCGCCGCGCTCGATAGCACGCGCTTGCAAACCCGACTGGCACAACATTTCGATATTTTGCAAAGCAAAGTCACGGGTTGCCGAACGTACGGGGGGCACGGCGAACAGATGGCCGTGTTTATCGGCGGTATTCAGATTGACGGCACGCCCTTGACCGATATTCTCAATGGAGAGACCGTCAATGGCGTTGGCATGAGTGCCGATGAATGGGCAGGTGTTCAAGAACATGTGCGTGGGGGAGGTGCTCGCATTATTGATCTGCGCGGGCGTTCTTCGTTTCAATCGCCAGCACAACAAAGCGTTTTTATGCTGCGCGGTGTTCTGGCGGGCGAGTCCTATGATTGGCCCTGCGGTGCATATCTCAATGATGGAAAATTTGATCATATTATGATGGCTATGCCTGTGACCCTGTCTGCTTCGGGGGTGAGTTGGTCCATGCCCGAAGGCACCGAAGACGATATCAATGCCCTGCGCGAATCCTACGCCCATCTGACCGCGTTGCGAGACCAGACTATTGACGACGGTATCTTGCCTCCGCTTTCTGAGTGGGGCGGTAGTAATGTTCATATTGGGTGA
- a CDS encoding sulfite exporter TauE/SafE family protein has product MLPDYPTIFWILAVISVIFVGIAKAGFGGGVGILATPLMALVIPVADSAAILLPLLMVCDVFAVAHYRKHFHRRSVKLLLPGAAIGIGIGALFFGYFSANERVLQLGLGILSLFFVVFQALRAVITGALTKRHPHSAEGVFMGAVAGFTSTIAHAGGPPTTIYLLPQQLPRDLFVGTTVILFAAINQMKLIPYLGLDILRVEHLVTIAILSPLSYAGVRLGIFLNKRFTDHWFNLIVYSILLIAGVQLISGQNLIQLLGIV; this is encoded by the coding sequence GTGTTACCCGATTATCCGACGATTTTCTGGATTCTGGCTGTCATCTCTGTGATTTTTGTCGGTATAGCCAAAGCCGGATTTGGCGGAGGCGTTGGCATTTTGGCGACACCACTCATGGCACTTGTCATTCCCGTGGCAGACTCGGCGGCGATTTTGTTGCCACTCTTAATGGTTTGCGATGTATTTGCCGTTGCACACTACCGCAAGCATTTTCATCGGCGCAGTGTAAAATTGCTCTTGCCCGGTGCTGCAATCGGGATCGGTATAGGCGCATTATTCTTTGGATATTTCAGCGCGAATGAGCGCGTATTACAACTCGGTTTGGGAATTTTGAGTTTGTTCTTTGTGGTATTCCAGGCTTTGCGTGCAGTGATCACGGGCGCACTGACAAAACGACATCCCCACAGTGCAGAAGGCGTTTTCATGGGCGCAGTTGCGGGCTTTACGTCAACCATCGCTCATGCTGGCGGTCCCCCCACAACCATCTATTTGCTACCCCAGCAATTGCCCCGCGACCTCTTTGTGGGAACGACCGTAATTCTTTTTGCCGCAATCAATCAGATGAAATTAATTCCCTATTTGGGATTGGATATTTTGCGGGTCGAACATCTCGTCACAATCGCAATCCTATCCCCATTGAGCTACGCGGGTGTGAGATTGGGCATTTTCTTAAACAAGCGATTCACAGACCACTGGTTTAATCTAATCGTCTATTCAATTTTACTTATCGCAGGCGTGCAGTTGATTTCGGGCCAAAACCTGATTCAGTTGTTAGGCATTGTGTAA